One window from the genome of Clarias gariepinus isolate MV-2021 ecotype Netherlands chromosome 15, CGAR_prim_01v2, whole genome shotgun sequence encodes:
- the chrna4b gene encoding neuronal acetylcholine receptor subunit alpha-4b produces MNPARSIQLILILYLQCISVCTPAPARGHAEERLLQVLFQRYNKLSRPVQNISDVVFVHFGLSIAQLIDVDEKNQMMTTNVWVKQEWSDYKLRWNPEEFENVTSIRIPSELIWRPDIVLYNNADGDFAVTHLTKAQVFHDGRVKWKPPAIYKSSCSIDVTFFPFDQQNCKMKFGSWTYDRAKIDLISMDSNVDQMDYWESGEWVIINAVGKYNSKKYECCTEIYPDITYYFIIRRLPLFYTINLIIPCLLISCLTVLVFYLPSECAEKITLCISVLLSLTVFLLLITEIIPSTSLVIPLIGEYLLFTMIFVTLSIIITVFVLNVHHRSTRTHRMPNWVRQLFLHLVPRYLFMKRPPAAGKRNCRKLIEMMHKPMAMQPIQQDNPPMTMPLDLCTVSAAPSCAIQREAASKSPLFCSSPSSQYSILQEEPTLMNRTPGTQVNTSSTTSPSLSPDAPLGPLLRTLALSEICEYQCHSAESVFVDTTEGSHETETLWHCHKHEETSIHTYFTADRGERKGSCGRHKVRGTQISNSNCCKESKMEELPVSQSLLRALEGVQYIADHLRAEDSDFSVREDWKYVAMVIDRIFLWMFVLVCILGTAGLFLPPWLAGMI; encoded by the exons ATGAATCCAGCCAGGAGCATCCAGCTTATCCTGATCCTCTACCTCCAGTGCATCTCTG TATGCACACCTGCTCCGGCTCGTGGCCATGCAGAGGAGCGACTACTTCAGGTTTTATTCCAGCGCTATAACAAGCTCTCACGTCCTGTTCAGAACATCTCAGACGTCGTTTTTGTCCACTTCGGCCTTTCCATCGCTCAGCTCATTGATGTA GATGAAAAGAACCAAATGATGACCACCAATGTTTGGGTGAAACAG GAATGGAGCGATTACAAGCTGCGCTGGAACCCTGAGGAGTTCGAGAATGTCACCTCCATCAGAATCCCCTCCGAGCTCATCTGGAGGCCCGATATTGTGCTCTACAACAA TGCTGATGGAGATTTCGCCGTGACCCATTTGACCAAAGCCCAGGTGTTCCATGATGGTAGAGTCAAATGGAAGCCTCCTGCCATATATAAGAGCTCCTGCAGTATTGACGTCACCTTCTTCCCTTTCGATCAGCAAAACTGTAAGATGAAATTCGGGTCTTGGACGTATGACCGAGCCAAGATCGACTTGATCAGCATGGACAGCAATGTGGATCAAATGGACTACTGGGAGAGTGGTGAGTGGGTCATCATCAATGCTGTGGGAAAGTACAACAGCAAGAAATATGAGTGCTGCACAGAAATCTACCCAGACATTACATATTACTTTATCATCCGTCGGCTCCCTCTGTTCTACACCATCAATCTGATCATCCCGTGCCTGCTGATCTCATGCTTGACCGTGCTCGTGTTCTATCTACCTTCTGAGTGTGCTGAGAAGATCACGCTGTGCATATCTGTGCTGCTCTCGCTCACAGTGTTCCTCCTGCTCATCACAGAAATCATCCCTTCCACCTCATTGGTCATTCCACTCATCGGTGAGTACCTGCTCTTCACCATGATCTTTGTCACACTTTCCATTATCATCACTGTGTTTGTGCTGAACGTCCACCACCGCTCAACTCGCACACACCGAATGCCTAACTGGGTCCGCCAACTCTTTCTCCACCTGGTACCTCGATACCTTTTCATGAAACGCCCACCCGCCGCAGGGAAGAGGAACTGCCGCAAACTCATCGAAATGATGCACAAGCCAATGGCGATGCAGCCAATCCAGCAGGATAACCCCCCCATGACCATGCCCCTTGACCTGTGCACGGTCTCTGCTGCTCCATCATGCGCGATACAACGTGAAGCGGCGTCCAAATCTCCTCTTTTCTGCAGCTCACCCAGCAGTCAGTACTCCATCCTTCAAGAGGAGCCCACACTCATGAACCGCACTCCTGGCACTCAAGTGAACACTTCCTCTACAACAAGCCCTTCGTTGTCTCCAGATGCACCGCTTGGGCCTCTGCTTCGAACATTAGCCCTGAGTGAGATTTGTGAATATCAGTGCCACAGTGCCgagagtgtgtttgtggatACCACCGAGGGTTCGCACGAGACGGAAACTCTTTGGCACTGCCATAAGCATGAGGAGACAAGCATACATACGTACTTCACTGCAGATCGAGGTGAAAGGAAAGGTTCGTGTGGACGACACAAGGTCCGGGGCACGCAAATCTCAAATTCCAACTGCTGTAAAGAATCCAAGATGGAGGAACTTCCGGTGTCCCAGTCACTCCTGCGGGCCCTCGAGGGAGTCCAGTACATCGCCGACCATCTCAGAGCTGAGGATTCAGACTTTTCG GTACGAGAAGACTGGAAATACGTTGCCATGGTGATCGATCGAATATTCCTCTGGATGTTTGTGTTGGTGTGCATTTTGGGGACAGCGGGACTGTTTCTACCTCCTTGGTTGGCCGGAATGATCTAG